A stretch of Episyrphus balteatus chromosome 2, idEpiBalt1.1, whole genome shotgun sequence DNA encodes these proteins:
- the LOC129909706 gene encoding uncharacterized protein LOC129909706, producing the protein MKFLVVLAFFAVVAIAAAHGPQQHHGQHQGPHHGHGPKPGQGQHPGQGQQPGQGGQQPGQGQQPGQGQQPGEGQQPGQGGQQPGEGQQPGQGEQQPEAEPSQE; encoded by the coding sequence TTGCTTTCTTCGCAGTTGTTGCTATTGCAGCAGCACATGGTCCACAACAACACCATGGACAACATCAAGGACCACACCATGGTCATGGTCCTAAGCCAGGTCAAGGACAACATCCAGGACAAGGACAACAGCCAGGACAGGGTGGTCAGCAGCCAGGACAAGGTCAACAACCAGGTCAAGGACAACAGCCAGGTGAAGGTCAACAACCCGGACAAGGTGGTCAACAGCCAGGTGAAGGTCAACAACCAGGACAAGGAGAACAACAACCTGAAGCCGAACCATCCcaagaataa
- the LOC129909707 gene encoding uncharacterized protein LOC129909707, which translates to MKFLVVLALFAAIAVVAAQPPHQPPHQHHGQHPGQHPGQHQGPHHGHGPKPGQGQQPGQGGQQPGQDQQPGQGQQPGQGQQPGEGQQPGQGQQPGQGEQGEQQPEPSQE; encoded by the coding sequence ATGAAGTTTCTCGTAGTTCTCGCATTATTCGCAGCTATTGCTGTAGTCGCAGCACAACCTCCTCATCAACCACCACACCAACACCATGGACAACATCCAGGACAACATCCAGGACAACATCAAGGACCCCATCATGGTCATGGCCCTAAACCAGGTCAAGGACAACAGCCAGGACAAGGTGGTCAACAACCAGGACAGGATCAGCAACCCGGTCAAGGTCAACAACCCGGACAAGGACAACAGCCAGGTGAAGGCCAACAACCAGGTCAAGGTCAACAACCAGGACAAGGAGAACAAGGAGAACAACAACCAGAACCTTCCCAAGAATAA